A window of Gouania willdenowi chromosome 12, fGouWil2.1, whole genome shotgun sequence contains these coding sequences:
- the sbno1 gene encoding protein strawberry notch homolog 1, translating into MDPGQDLLLAALSESGICPNDIGLFDVDPQDVSQPSTAQQSISITALDAGAESAEFNRPEPPSAVPIVTVRHKPQPATTTFVLNQLNQLPSLGTVVTKPSPTNPIKHTITVTKVVHVTNPALRGPSTPTSTCTPPPSASAVVPSSREQIQLRDLLRTGNVKNTVLKGNSLMELMKLKPPPNIAPPVATATSTGEMNNGIRKEVLGKDASRLWLNDEARMQSLSLPLKHPGMKEEEEPEEEEEEEQLGHAETYAEYMPLKLKIGLRHPDPVVETSSLSSVSPPEVWYRLSIPEEVIDRGCLSALQLEAVTYAAQQHETFLPSGDRAAYLIGDGAGVGKGRTIAGIIYENYLLGRKRSLWFSVSNDLKYDAERDLRDIGAKNIQVHSLNKFKYGKISSKHNGSVKKGVIFATYSSLIGESQSGGKYKTRFNQLLHWCGEDFDGVIVYDECHKAKNVCPIGSSKPTKTGLAVLELQNKLPKARVVYASATGASEPRNMAYMNRLGIWGHKTPFREFGNFIQAVERRGVGAMEIVAMDMKLRGMYIARQLSFTGVTFKIEEVPLSQKYINMYNKSVRLWVSAREKFQQAANLMDAEQRMKKSMWGQFWSAHQRFFKYLCIASKVRRVVQLAREEVHNGKCVVIGLQSTGEARTLEALEEGGGELNDFVSTAKGVLQSLVEKHFPAPDRQKLYSLLGIDLPVKKTPSPNDAAAEREPKGKKRKAPEVKKKQKKPRRYGGLSGTSSDESQSDESEGESGKDSDDSLKSVSSADEDDDFNPFRDESDDDDEGDPWLIRKEPKKRKEKKKKRRKSVDPDSIQSALLASGLGSTRPAFTTSVHTASTPTIVKAESPESCLTSQDAVEQAQRMKKELLEQLEEVAEHLPPNTLDELIDELGGPENVAEMTGRKGRVVSNDDGSITYESRSELDVPVEILNLTEKQRFMDGEKNIAIISEAASSGISLQADRRVKNQRRRVHMTLELPWSADRAIQQFGRTHRSNQVTAPEYVFLISELAGEQRFASIVAKRLESLGALTHGDRRATETRDLSRFNFDNKYGRSALEIVMKSIVKLDTPLVAPPTDFKGDFFTEIQVGLIGVGLISVEDRSGMLSLDKDYNNIGKFLNRILGMEVAQQNALFQYFADTLSAVIQEAKKNGRYDMGILDLGSGDEKVKKVHCRKFLTPGYTTSGHVELHTVSVERGMSWEEATHAWADQNGADDGFYVQARNNKKTSILVKEVNTKKRLFLVYRPNTGRQLKLETYADLKKKFKKVLSEDAKQLWTDQYKLSAKICSHAYWRGNCKKAAVGLQCEVGLRCRMYYVLCGSVLSVWNELEEVLTPVSGTNVKVQIVRLRTEDGQRIVGLIIPANCVGPLINKLSTSDQWQQLAVQEEQKRQQLHPQSLSHVSAT; encoded by the exons ATGGATCCGGGACAGGATTTACTCCTGGCCGCTCTGAGTGAGAGCGGGATTTGTCCCAACGACATCGGCCTGTTTGACGTTGACCCTCAGGATGTTTCACAACCATCAACAGCTCAGCAG TCCATCTCCATCACTGCTCTGGATGCTGGAGCTGAGTCAGCAGAATTCAATAGACCTGAACCTCCATCTGCCGTTCCCATCGTCACCGTCAGG CACAAACCTCAGCCCGCCACCACCACCTTCGTTCTAAACCAGCTCAACCAGCTGCCATCACTGGGGACCGTGGTTACCAAACCATCACCCACCAACCCCATCAAACACACGATAACCGTCACTAAAGTTGTCCACGTGACCAACCCGGCCCTACGAGGCCCGTCCACGCCCACCTCCACCTGCACCCCCCCTCCATCGGCCTCTGCTGTCGTGCCTTCCAGCAGAGAACAG ATTCAGCTCAGAGACCTCCTCAGGACGGGAAACGTGAAGAACACCGTTCTGAAGGGCAACAGTCTGATGGAGCTGATGAAGCTGAAGCCTCCACCCAACATCGCTCCACCTGTGGCTACGGCCACCAGTACAG GTGAAATGAACAATGGGATCAGAAAAGAGGTCCTGGGTAAAGACGCCTCCAGGCTTTGGCTGAACGACGAGGCCAGGATGCAGAGCCTCTCACTGCCTCTG AAACATCCAGggatgaaggaggaggaggagcctgaggaggaagaggaggaggagcagctgGGTCACGCAGAGACGTACGCTGAGTACATGCCTCTGAAAC tgAAGATTGGTCTAAGACACCCTGACCCAGTGGTGGAGACCAGCTCTCTGTCCAGTGTTAGTCCTCCTGAGGTCTGGTATCGACTCTCCATCCCGGAAGAAGTCATAGACCGAGGCTGCCTGTCAGCGCTGCAGCTGGAGGCCGTTACCTACGCAGCTCAG CAACACGAGACATTCCTCCCAAGCGGCGACAGAGCAGCCTACCTGATCGGAGACGGAGCTGGCGTAGGTAAAGGACGCACCATCGCTGGGATCATCTACGAGAATTACCTCCTGGGAAGGAAGCGCTCGCTTTG GTTCAGCGTCTCTAACGATTTAAAGTACGACGCTGAGAGAGATTTAAGGGACATTGGAGCCAAAAACATTCAGGTTCATTCTCTGAACAAG TTCAAATACGGGAAAATCTCTTCCAAACACAACGGCAGCGTAAAGAAAGGCGTGATCTTTGCCACGTACTCGTCTCTGATTGGAGAGAGCCAATCAGGAGGGAAGTACAAGACCAGGTTCAACCAGCTGCTGCACTGGTGTGGGGAGGACTTTGATGGAGTC ATCGTCTATGACGAGTGCCACAAAGCCAAGAACGTTTGTCCCATCGGATCCTCCAAACCCACAAAGACTGGACTGGCTGTTCTGGAGCTGCAGAACAAGCTCCCCAAAGCTCGGGTGGTGTACGCCAGCGCCACAG GAGCCTCAGAGCCACGGAACATGGCCTACATGAACCGCCTCGGCATCTGGGGCCACAAAACGCCTTTCAGAGAGTTTGGGAACTTCATCCAAGCTGTGGAGAGACG AGGTGTGGGGGCCATGGAGATCGTAGCCATGGACATGAAGCTGAGGGGGATGTACATCGCACGACAACTCAGCTTCACAGGCGTCACGTTTAAGATCGAAGAGGTTCCTCTGAGTCAGAAATACATCAACATGTACAACAAGTCTGTACGACTG TGGGTGAGCGCCCGTGAGAAGTTCCAGCAGGCGGCCAACCTGATGGACGCTGAGCAGCGCATGAAGAAGTCCATGTGGGGACAGTTCTGGTCGGCCCACCAGCGCTTCTTCAAGTACCTGTGCATCGCCTCCAAAGTCCGACGGGTGGTTCAGCTCGCCAGAGAAGAGGTGCACAACGGGAAG TGCGTGGTCATTGGTCTTCAGTCCACTGGTGAGGCCAGAACCCTGGAGGCACTGGAGGAGGGCGGAGGGGAACTCAACGACTTTGTCTCCACAGCAAA aggtgTGCTGCAGTCCCTGGTTGAAAAGCATTTTCCCGCCCCGGACCGACAGAAGCTTTACAGCCTGCTGGGAATCGACCTCCCCGTGAAGAAAACGCCGTCTCCCAACGACGCGGCGGCAGAGCGAGAACCAAAGGGCAAGAAAAGGAAAG CTCCTGAGGTCaaaaagaagcagaagaagcCTCGCAGGTATGGCGGCCTTTCAGGCACCAGCTCAGACGAGAGCCAATCAGACGAGTCGGAGGGGGAGTCTGGGAAAGACAGTGACGACAGCTTGAAATCCGTCAGTTCAGCAGACGAAGATGACGACTTTAATCCATTCAGGGATGAGTCGGACGATGATGACGAAGGAG ATCCATGGCTGATCAGGAAGGAACcaaagaaaaggaaagagaagaagaaaaagaggaggaaaagCGTGGATCCAGACTCCATTCAAAGTGCCTTGTTAGCCTCTGGGCTGGGCTCCACCCGACCTGCGTTTACCACCTCGGTCCATACGGCCAGCACGCCTACCATag TGAAGGCAGAGAGTCCTGAGAGCTGTCTGACCAGTCAGGATGCTGTGGAGCAGGCTCAGAGGATGAAGAAGGAGCTCctggagcagctggaggaagtggctgaGCATCTCCCTCCAAACACGCTGGACGAGCTCATCGATGAGCTGGGAGGCCCCGAGAACGTAGCAGAG ATGACGGGACGTAAAGGCCGTGTGGTCAGCAACGATGACGGCAGCATCACCTACGAGTCTCGATCAGAACTGGACGTCCCTGTGGAGATTCTGAACCTGACGGAGAAGCAGAGGTTTATGGACGGAGAAAAG AACATCGCCATCATCTCAGAAGCAGCCAGCTCAGGTATATCCCTGCAGGCTGACAGGAGAGTGAAGAACCAGAGGAGGAGAGTCCACATGACCCTGGAGCTGCCCTGGAGCGCTGACAGAGCCATTCAGCAGTTTG GGAGAACTCACCGGTCCAATCAGGTCACAGCTCCAGAGTACGTGTTCCTCATATCAGAGCTGGCAGGAGAGCAGAGGTTTGCCTCCATCGTCGCCAAAAGACTCGAAAGTCTG GGTGCACTGACTCATGGAGACAGACGAGCCACAGAGACCAGAGACCTGAGCAGGTTTAACTTTGACAACAAA TACGGCCGCAGTGCACTAGAAATTGTGATGAAGTCTATCGTGAAGCTGGACACGCCTCTGGTGGCTCCGCCCACTGACTTTAAAGGAGACTTTTTCACAG agatcCAGGTGGGGTTGATCGGCGTGGGTCTTATCAGTGTGGAGGACAGATCAGGGATGCTGTCTCTGGACAAAG ACTATAACAACATTGGGAAGTTCTTGAACCGTATCCTGGGCATGGAGGTGGCTCAGCAGAACGCTCTGTTCCAGTATTTCGCTGACACGCTGTCCGCCGTCATCCAGGAAGCAAAGAAGAACGGCAGATACGACATGGGCATCCTGG ATCTTGGTTCTGGAGACGAGAAAGTAAAGAAGGTTCACTGCAGGAAGTTCCTGACCCCAGGGTACACCACGTCAGGACACGTGGAGCTGCACACT gtgagcGTGGAGCGGGGGATGTCCTGGGAGGAGGCTACGCACGCCTGGGCCGATCAGAACGGAGCTGACGACGGCTTCTATGTTCAA GCGAGAAACAACAAGAAAACGTCCATCCTGGTGAAAGAGGTGAACACTAAGAAGAGACTGTTCCTGGTTTATAGACCCAACACTGGACGACAACTCAAACTGGAGACGTACGCTGATCTTAAGAAGAAGTTTAAGAAG GTTCTCTCTGAAGACGCTAAACAGCTGTGGACTGATCAATACAAGCTTTCTGCTAAAATCTGTTCCCACGCTTACTG